In Phreatobacter stygius, a genomic segment contains:
- a CDS encoding urease accessory protein UreE: MIRAIAVRLPHSFPDSAVIDRVVLDYDDRHRRRMAMEGVEGTEFLLDLAEAVPLVSDCGLELEDGRIVLVVAAAEPLLEIRTKDPNHMVRIAWHLGNRHLPTQILGTKLRIRRDHVIEDMVKGLGAKAVAIEAPFDPEGGAYGHGTVTGHDHDHDHGHKHDHGHKHADGHKHSDGHKHVHDHAAKDHASKARDVLGVQSAGHGHDDACGCGHDHKHDHEHGHDHDHQRDHGDHKHDHGHRHGHDHKHG; the protein is encoded by the coding sequence ATGATCCGCGCCATCGCCGTCCGCTTGCCCCATTCCTTCCCCGATAGCGCGGTGATCGACCGCGTCGTGCTCGATTATGACGACCGGCATCGCCGCCGCATGGCGATGGAAGGGGTCGAGGGCACCGAATTCCTGCTCGATCTCGCCGAAGCGGTGCCGCTCGTCTCGGACTGCGGGCTGGAGCTCGAAGACGGTCGGATCGTGCTGGTCGTCGCGGCCGCCGAGCCGCTCCTGGAGATCCGGACCAAGGACCCGAACCACATGGTCAGGATCGCCTGGCACCTCGGCAACCGCCATCTGCCGACCCAGATCCTCGGCACCAAGCTGCGCATCCGTCGCGACCATGTCATCGAGGACATGGTCAAGGGGCTGGGCGCCAAGGCCGTGGCGATCGAGGCGCCGTTCGATCCCGAAGGCGGCGCCTATGGCCACGGCACCGTGACCGGCCACGACCATGATCACGACCATGGCCACAAGCACGACCATGGCCACAAGCATGCCGATGGCCACAAGCATTCCGATGGCCACAAGCATGTCCACGATCATGCGGCCAAGGATCACGCCAGCAAGGCGCGGGATGTCCTCGGCGTGCAGAGCGCCGGGCACGGGCATGACGACGCCTGCGGCTGCGGCCACGACCACAAGCATGACCACGAGCATGGCCATGACCATGATCACCAGCGTGATCACGGAGATCACAAGCATGATCATGGACATCGTCACGGCCACGACCACAAGCATGGCTGA
- a CDS encoding hydroxymethylglutaryl-CoA lyase, with protein MPDITLVEVGPRDGLQNEKGVVATDIKLALIRRLADAGFSRIEATAFVSPKWVPQMADHAAVMAGVPRRAGLIYSVLAPNEKGAAAAIAAGADEIAVFTAASESFARKNTNCSIAESLERFLPVMALARQAGIPVRGYVSCVLDCPYEGAIPAQAVAEVAARLDELGCVEISLGDTIGRGTPEATAAMVEAVAARVPVGRLAGHFHDTAGRALANVAAAHALGVTVFDGSVGGLGGCPYAPGAAGNVATEALVGFFEGQGLSTGIDLARLAETGRWVRAELGRAGG; from the coding sequence ATGCCCGACATCACCCTTGTCGAAGTCGGCCCGCGCGACGGCCTGCAGAATGAAAAGGGTGTGGTCGCCACGGACATCAAGCTGGCGCTGATCCGGCGGCTCGCCGATGCCGGCTTCAGCCGCATCGAGGCGACGGCGTTCGTTTCGCCGAAATGGGTGCCGCAAATGGCCGACCACGCGGCGGTCATGGCCGGCGTGCCGCGGCGTGCCGGCCTGATCTATTCGGTGCTGGCGCCCAATGAGAAGGGGGCGGCAGCGGCGATCGCAGCCGGCGCCGACGAGATCGCCGTGTTCACCGCGGCCTCCGAGAGCTTTGCCCGGAAAAACACCAATTGCTCGATCGCCGAGAGCCTCGAGCGTTTCTTGCCCGTCATGGCGCTGGCGCGGCAGGCGGGCATTCCGGTGCGCGGTTATGTCTCCTGCGTGCTCGACTGCCCCTATGAGGGCGCGATCCCGGCCCAGGCCGTGGCCGAGGTCGCAGCCCGGCTCGATGAGCTTGGCTGTGTCGAGATCTCGCTCGGCGACACGATCGGCCGGGGCACGCCCGAGGCGACCGCCGCCATGGTCGAGGCGGTGGCCGCCCGGGTGCCTGTCGGCCGCCTTGCCGGCCATTTCCACGACACGGCGGGCCGGGCGCTCGCCAATGTCGCCGCGGCCCATGCGCTGGGGGTCACGGTGTTCGACGGTTCGGTCGGCGGGCTCGGCGGCTGTCCTTATGCGCCGGGTGCCGCCGGCAATGTCGCGACCGAGGCGCTGGTCGGCTTCTTCGAAGGGCAGGGCCTGTCCACCGGCATCGATCTCGCCAGGCTGGCCGAGACCGGCCGCTGGGTGCGGGCGGAGCTCGGCCGGGCCGGCGGGTGA
- a CDS encoding ABC transporter ATP-binding protein, whose protein sequence is MLTISNLSVRYGAIEALRGISLHVGTGEVVALIGANGAGKTTAMRAISGLAPVTSGDISLDGRSLRGVRPHHCVRLGIGHAPEGRMVFGDQSVRDNLLLGAFTRKDRELEADIDGIFAVFPRLGERQHQLAGTMSGGEQQMLAIGRALMGRPKLLLLDEPSLGLAPLVVREVFAVIGRLKAQGMTILLVEQMANQALAIADRAYVIETGRLTLEGTGAELLADPRVQAAYLGA, encoded by the coding sequence ATGCTGACGATTTCCAACCTGTCGGTGCGTTACGGCGCGATCGAGGCGCTGCGCGGCATTTCGCTTCATGTCGGCACGGGCGAGGTGGTCGCGCTGATCGGCGCCAATGGCGCGGGCAAGACCACCGCCATGCGGGCGATTTCCGGCCTCGCGCCGGTGACCTCGGGCGATATCAGCCTCGACGGCCGCTCGCTGAGGGGCGTGCGCCCGCATCACTGCGTCCGCCTCGGCATTGGCCATGCGCCGGAAGGCCGCATGGTGTTCGGCGACCAGTCGGTGCGCGACAACCTGCTGCTCGGCGCCTTCACCCGCAAGGACCGTGAGTTGGAGGCCGATATCGACGGCATCTTCGCGGTCTTCCCGCGTCTCGGCGAGCGCCAGCACCAGCTCGCCGGCACGATGAGCGGCGGCGAGCAGCAGATGCTGGCGATCGGCCGCGCCCTGATGGGCCGGCCGAAGCTGCTGCTGCTGGACGAACCCTCGCTCGGCCTCGCCCCCCTGGTGGTGCGTGAGGTCTTCGCGGTGATCGGGCGGCTGAAGGCCCAGGGCATGACCATCCTGCTGGTCGAGCAAATGGCCAACCAGGCGCTGGCCATTGCCGACCGCGCCTATGTCATCGAAACTGGCCGCCTGACGCTCGAGGGCACCGGCGCCGAGCTGCTCGCCGACCCGCGGGTGCAGGCGGCTTATCTGGGGGCGTGA